The Culex pipiens pallens isolate TS chromosome 2, TS_CPP_V2, whole genome shotgun sequence DNA window ACATCCGTGACCCGTGtctgtttgtttttctcttttCAGACGTCGATCACGCTCCCCGCGACCATTCCGACGGGGTCGTACGCCTCCGAATGGGGTCCGCTATCGGGATGGATCTCCGCTGGAGGAGCTCAGCCCGGAGGAGCGCGATATGCGCACCGTGTTTTGCATGCAACTGTCGCAGCGAATCCGAGCCCGCGATCTGGAGGAGTTTTTCTCCAGCGTGGGCAAGGTTCGGGACGTGCGGTTGATCACGTGCAACAAGACGAAACGCTTCAAGGGAATCGCGTACATTGAGTTCCGTGATCCGGAGTCGGTTGCGTTGGCGTTGGGGTTGTCTGGCCAGCGATTGCTGGGCATTCCGATCTCGGTGCAGCACACACAGGCCGAAAAGAACCGGCTGGCGAACATTCCTCCGCCACCGCCGCCGAAGGTCATCGTTGGACCGATGCGGCTGTACGTGGGGTCGTTGCACTTTAACATCACCGAGGACATGCTGCGCGGAATCTTTGAGCCGTTCGGTAAGATCGACAACATCCAGCTGATTATGGACTCGGACACGGGTCGGTCCAAGGGCTACGGCTTTATCACATTCCACAACGCGGACGACGCCAAGAAGGCGCTAGAACAGTTGAACGGCTTCGAGTTGGCCGGACGTCCCATGAAGGTGGGCAACGTGACCGAGCGATTGGACGTTACGACCCACGCATCGCTCGACACCGACGAAATGGACCGCAGTGGAATCGATCTCGGTGCAACCGGACGCCTTCAGCTGATGTTCAAACTGGCAGAAGGTGCCGGATTGGCCGTGCCACGTGCAGCAGCCGACGCCCTTCTCGCCACGGCACCACAACCTGCGCCAAACCAGCCGGTCCAAGATTCACCGGCAATCGCTACCCAATGTTTCCTGCTATCGAACATGTTCGATCCGGCCACCGAAACCAACCCCAGCTGGGACGTTGAAATCGAAGACGATGTCATTGAAGAGTGCAACAAACACGGCGGCGTCCTGCACGTCTACGTGGACAAACAATCTCCGGCCGGAAACGTTTACGTCAAATGCCCAAGCATCGCGACGGCCGTCCTCGCCGTAAACGCCCTGCACGGTCGTTGGTTCGCCGGACGGGTCATTGCCGCCGCGTACGTCCCGCTCGTCAACTATCACACACTGTTCCAGGAGTCGGCCACGGCATCCGCCCTCCTGAAGCCCAACAGAGCAAATTAGGGCCCGCGGTCAAAGTAACGCTGAG harbors:
- the LOC120413895 gene encoding RNA-binding protein 39-like isoform X1, encoding MCVRDLVNVTHSSLSCCGSSREPEDGSPAAENGTSNGDRHKDRDHHRDGKSSRHRSRDREGGEKRHKERSRSRERRHKERRRSKDRSRSRSKGHERKEKDRSGRGGDRKEGRDERKELSGRGERRRSRDRSHERERHERDRHRGERVEKPRRRSRSRPPAAGPPRRRSRSPRPFRRGRTPPNGVRYRDGSPLEELSPEERDMRTVFCMQLSQRIRARDLEEFFSSVGKVRDVRLITCNKTKRFKGIAYIEFRDPESVALALGLSGQRLLGIPISVQHTQAEKNRLANIPPPPPPKVIVGPMRLYVGSLHFNITEDMLRGIFEPFGKIDNIQLIMDSDTGRSKGYGFITFHNADDAKKALEQLNGFELAGRPMKVGNVTERLDVTTHASLDTDEMDRSGIDLGATGRLQLMFKLAEGAGLAVPRAAADALLATAPQPAPNQPVQDSPAIATQCFLLSNMFDPATETNPSWDVEIEDDVIEECNKHGGVLHVYVDKQSPAGNVYVKCPSIATAVLAVNALHGRWFAGRVIAAAYVPLVNYHTLFQESATASALLKPNRAN
- the LOC120413895 gene encoding RNA-binding protein 39-like isoform X2, whose translation is MAAEDFDVEEMLEAPYRKEDGSPAAENGTSNGDRHKDRDHHRDGKSSRHRSRDREGGEKRHKERSRSRERRHKERRRSKDRSRSRSKGHERKEKDRSGRGGDRKEGRDERKELSGRGERRRSRDRSHERERHERDRHRGERVEKPRRRSRSRPPAAGPPRRRSRSPRPFRRGRTPPNGVRYRDGSPLEELSPEERDMRTVFCMQLSQRIRARDLEEFFSSVGKVRDVRLITCNKTKRFKGIAYIEFRDPESVALALGLSGQRLLGIPISVQHTQAEKNRLANIPPPPPPKVIVGPMRLYVGSLHFNITEDMLRGIFEPFGKIDNIQLIMDSDTGRSKGYGFITFHNADDAKKALEQLNGFELAGRPMKVGNVTERLDVTTHASLDTDEMDRSGIDLGATGRLQLMFKLAEGAGLAVPRAAADALLATAPQPAPNQPVQDSPAIATQCFLLSNMFDPATETNPSWDVEIEDDVIEECNKHGGVLHVYVDKQSPAGNVYVKCPSIATAVLAVNALHGRWFAGRVIAAAYVPLVNYHTLFQESATASALLKPNRAN